Proteins from a genomic interval of Trichoderma breve strain T069 chromosome 2, whole genome shotgun sequence:
- a CDS encoding heterokaryon incompatibility protein (HET) domain-containing protein — protein MAGVPYFIGVGVHEQFQRTRESAKPSGEKKSPGEEEFFYDFSAVTESHLSDVQVLCQHCRVLQLKNLRLKKEKVSYDDKKPLELRADVPNYEEDLEYRRKDVVPLLPNLAESADSGCQFCTLLRNAMIWHFRKYPLARLPDDTVEITKIRNYWNFGLTAFTVHSTAFVRPKHRWGYLTFRASINPRDPCAIPFYPFSDFIPDSIISPAGILTLKKWVFGSSKEKDALKALYRPTRLIHVTGKRESSLIRLVESNTHADMAEEPQPYLALSYCWGGKPPSLTTTKSNYSHLKTSISYNALPKTYQDTVRIARALGVKYVWIDALCIIQDDVEDWERESQVMAEIFRNSLVTLIPLRTTSSDEGFLERNPSVKIPYHSVEWNIHGSFFLRHIPFSYEIAESALRGAPSWSDRPLSLEIQASAWHTRGWAFQEDMFAMRKLYIGQLMMHWDSLKPIDIIRTEDTIIDDKLDRIGEAELSIIHTSTPWRGEGDYQGWYNPMLEYSNKKLTYQTDRLPAVSSYAKLIASKSGDVYLAGLWKKNLHRGLLWKINRRLRWTFRQLKGWLKHPPQYIAPSWSWARIRSSIRWDNTDYMKRECKVLEAKTKPHGGDIYGRVSGGRLLLRGKVCGIPGGKLQKLPLESPFYGEQCEWLAIEDEQYVAQCALDWRETNEDGLQLSEASGEYIQKLVMFLVSSGHTESASVYSRRPHEWEGKEGDPPLEVMHGLLLYPTGKKEDEYWRVGLFHSLTDEKGGRQYFANCEKKTVRII, from the exons atggcgggaGTTCCCTATTTCATCGGCGTAGGAGTGCACGAGCAATTCCAAAGAACTCGGGAATCCGCAAAACCATCCGGTGAAAAGAAATCTCCTGGCGAAGAAGAATTCTTCTATGACTTCTCTGCTGTCACAGAATCCCATCTGAGCGATGTTCAGGTGCTGTGCCAGCATTGCAGAGTGCTGCAACTCAAAAATTTACGTctgaaaaaggaaaaagtcTCGTATGACGATAAGAAGCCGTTAGAATTGAGGGCGGACGTCCCGAATTATGAGGAAGACCTCGAATATCGTCGAAAAGATGTAGTTCCGCTGCTTCCCAACCTGGCCGAGTCTGCAGACTCTGGTTGCCAGTTTTGTACCTTGCTTCGGAATGCCATGATCTGGCACTTTCGGAAATACCCATTGGCGCGTCTTCCTGACGATACAGTCGAGATTACAAAGATTCGAAATTATTGGAACTTTGGTCTAACAGCATTTACTGTACACAGCACTGCGTTTGTTAGACCTAAGCACAGATGGGGCTATCTTACATTCAGGGCCAGTATTAACCCAAGAG ATCCATGTGCTATCCCCTTTTACCCGTTCTCAGACTTTATACCAGATAGTATAATATCACCCGCCGGCATTCTCACCTTGAAAAAATGGGTGTTTGGTAGCAGCAAGGAGAAAGATGCTCTCAAGGCACTTTATCGCCCTACAAGGCTGATTCATGTTACTGGTAAAAGAGAGTCGAGTCTGATTCGCCTTGTGGAAAGCAATACACATGCCGACATGGCTGAGGAACCACAGCCGTATTTGGCTCTGAGCTACTGTTGGGGAGGGAAACCCCCGTCTCTCACAACCACAAAAAGCAACTACTCTCATTTGAAAACATCCATTTCTTACAATGCCCTGCCGAAAACGTATCAAGACACTGTCCGCATTGCGCGAGCGTTGGGCGTCAAGTACGTCTGGATTGACGCACTCTGCATCATACAAGATGACGTGGAAGACTGGGAGAGGGAATCGCAGGTGATGGCAGAAATTTTTCGAAACTCCCTCGTCACGCTCATACCGCTCCGTACAACGTCAAGCGACGAAGGTTTCCTTGAACGAAACCCAAGTGTCAAGATCCCCTACCACTCCGTAGAATGGAATATCCACGGTTCATTCTTTCTTCGTCATATACCCTTCTCTTACGAAATCGCCGAGTCTGCGTTACGTGGTGCACCTAGCTGGTCAGACAGACCCCTCTCTCTTGAGATTCAAGCCTCAGCTTGGCACACTCGTGGCTGGGCGTTTCAAGAAGACATGTTTGCGATGAGGAAGCTGTATATCGGCCAGCTCATGATGCATTGGGATTCTCTCAAGCCGATTGACATTATAAGAACAGAGGATACCATCATCGATGACAAGCTAGACCGCATTGGTGAGGCTGAGTTGTCCATCATTCATACATCTACACCATGGAGAGGCGAAGGCGACTATCAGGGCTGGTACAATCCAATGCTTGAATacagcaacaagaagctCACGTATCAGACCGACAGACTGCCGGCAGTGTCATCGTACGCCAAGCTCATCGCTAGTAAGAGCGGAGATGTATATTTGGCCGGCTTATGGAAAAAGAATCTTCATCGAGGTCTCCTTTGGAAGATAAACCGGCGTTTGCGCTGGACCTTTCGTCAGCTGAAGGGATGGCTCAAGCACCCGCCTCAATACATTGCGccgtcttggtcttgggcgAGGATTCGTAGTAGCATAAGATGGGACAACACTGATTACATGAAACGCGAGTGTAAGGTCCTTGAGGCTAAGACGAAGCCTCATGGAGGAGACATATATGGACGAGTGTCTGGTGGACGCCTTTTACTCCGCGGGAAGGTCTGTGGCATTCCTGGGGGGAAACTCCAAAAGCTGCCTCTCGAATCGCCCTTTTATGGCGAGCAATGCGAGTGGCTGGCTATAGAAGATGAGCAGTACGTCGCGCAGTGCGCCCTTGACTGGAGAGAGACAAACGAAGATGGGCTGCAGCTCTCTGAGGCGAGCGGGGAGTACATCCAGAAACTTGTCATGTTCCTCGTTTCCAGCGGGCATACGGAATCAGCGAGTGTCTATTCCAGAAGACCGCATGAATGGGAAGGCAAGGAGGGGGATCCGCCGTTGGAAGTCATGCACGGCCTCCTGTTGTATCCTAcggggaagaaggaggatgaatATTGGCGTGTTGGGTTGTTTCACTCACTGACGGATGAGAAGGGTGGCAGGCAATATTTTGCCAATTGTGAAAAGAAGACTGTGAGAATCATTTAG